A single genomic interval of Armigeres subalbatus isolate Guangzhou_Male chromosome 1, GZ_Asu_2, whole genome shotgun sequence harbors:
- the LOC134213144 gene encoding AH receptor-interacting protein-like, which produces MDPCVDEAKIVKETLHAGTQVVPFRDGTRIKFHYQTRKLDGTVLDDSRETAKPMELVLGKKFKLDVWEVCLQKMALHEVAKFRCDKSLLQQYPFVSKTIRDSMKPSDQRKHCCGMTIQNEGIGYKDLDEIFNCPQDLEFILEILSIENPEEYQKESWQLNDDEKLEQVKKLREKGNDCYLRKDYVAATEAYSYAAGLIEQLMLKEKPNDTEWLELAQLKVPLLLNYSQCKLLDKDYYAVIEHCSEVLDKYDETNVKALFRRAKAHVGAWNPEQAKADFQRAADLDPAISGAVNKELKSLQEAIRLKDVEDKLRFQKMF; this is translated from the exons ATGGATCCCTGCGTGGACGAGGCCAAAATTGTGAAAGAGACCCTACATGCCGGCACCCAAGTGGTTCCATTCCGGGACGGTACCCGGATCAAGTTCCACTACCAGACGCGCAAACTCGATGGCACCGTACTGGACGACAGCCGTGAGACGGCCAAACCGATGGAGCTGGTGCTGGGCAAAAAGTTCAAACTGGACGTGTGGGAGGTGTGCCTGCAGAAAATGGCCCTGCACGAGGTGGCCAAGTTCCGGTGCGATAAGTCTCTGCTGCAGCAGTATCCGTTCGTGTCGAAAACGATCCGGGATTCGATGAAGCCGTCGGATCAGCGAAAGCACTGCTGCGGGATGACCATCCAGAACGAGGGAATTGGTTATAAGGATTTGGATGAGATCTTCAATTGTCCGCAGGATTTAGAGTTCATTCTGGAGATTTTGTCGATCGAGAATCCGGAAGAATATCAGAAGGAATCGTGGCAGCTGAATGATGACGAAAAGCTAGAACAGGTGAAAAAGCTTAGGGAGAAGGGAAATGATTGCTACTTGCGGAAGGATTATGTTGCCGCAACGGAAGCATATTCGTATGCTGCTGGACTGATTGAGCAGCTGATGTTAAA GGAGAAACCAAACGACACGGAGTGGCTGGAGCTGGCTCAGCTGAAAGTTCCCTTGCTTCTGAACTACTCACAGTGTAAATTGCTCGACAAGGATTACTACGCGGTCATCGAGCACTGCAGTGAGGTGCTGGATAAGTACGACGAGACCAACGTGAAGGCTCTATTTCGGAGGGCAAAAGCTCACGTGGGAGCTTGGAATCCGGAGCAGGCGAAGGCCGATTTTCAGAGGGCGGCAGATTTGGACCCGGCTATTTCCGGAGCTGTCAATAAAGAGTTAAAAAGTTTACAAGAAGCGATACGACTCAAGGATGTGGAAGATAAATTACGGTTCCAGAAAATGTTTTAA